One Sphingomonas endolithica genomic window, CATCGACGAAGCCAGCCGGGAGTGCCTGGGGCTCATCGTGGCACGTCAGCTCAAGCATGAAGACGTGCTGGCGGCTTTGGCGGACCTGTTCGTCACACGAGGCCCGCCGGCGCACATACGGTCGGATAATGGCGCCGAGTTTATCGCCAACGCTGTGCAGAAATGGCTCGGCCAGATCGGCGTGAAGACGCTCTACATCGCACCGGGATCACCATGGGAGAATGGCTACAATGAGAGCTTCAACGGGTCGCTGCGCGACGAACTGCTCAACGGCGAGATCTTCTACAGCCTCGCCGAGGCGACGGTGCTGATCGAAGCCTGGCGGCGGCATTACAACACAGTCCGGCCGCACAGCAGCCTGGGCTACCGACCACCGGCCCCAGAAACGGCTTCACCGCCATATCCGGCCTCCGGTTCCGCTTCGCTCCACCTCCGCCCGGATATGGCGGCAACGAACATAATCCACTAACAATAAACCCGGTTCACTCGACGGGGGCAGGTCACAAGAAGGCTATCCGGATGCAGGACGACCGAGTGCTGCAAGCTCGCGCAGCAAGGCGGTTCGCTTTAACTCTGTGGCTCATGGCTGCGCTCGTAATTCTCCACCGTTTCTTAACCTGGTGAATTGATCACCGCCTATGGCGGGTCGCTCTTTGTAGACCGCTTTCTAGCCGCCGATGGCTGAACGTGGGCGCTGCCGCTCCGTCCGCTCTCCGCGTCCGCTCTGGCGATCGTGAACACCGCGACCTGGTAGAAGTTACGGTTGATCGAGCGCTGCGCCGCCCTCCCCGAGAGGCGGCTCCCTTAATCCTTCGCTCTCGATAGCTGACAGATTAAAGGGCAGCTCGAACCGCTCCTCGGGAGCAACAGCCGATGCCGTTGGCGCTACCGACGTCGGGATCGGAGCTGGAGATTGCACCACCGCTGCCCTCAGCGGCCCAGCCTGCGCCTGGCTACGCACGGGCCGGGCCGTAACGACGGTGATGCTAGCTTTGGCAGGCACACGCTCTACTCGCTCTGCGGGCAACAGTAACCACACCGCGACGGCCGCCGCCGTCGCGAACGGCCAAATCTGTAGTCGGTCGCCAGCTAGACCACCCTTGCGCTCAGACATCAGCCGCAATGAGCGCCGGTATAAAGGGAGTGATGCTTGCCTGCATGCGTGATCCCGCCGCCCGCCCTTACGCACCAGCCATCGCCAGCGGTACGGATCGGGCCAGCCTGGTAACGGTACGCACCGCGCTGATAAGCCGGCTGAGAGTAGTTCTGATCGCCGCGCCGCTTTCTATACAGCGCCACCCCGGTGTCGCGCGTCACGCCCCAGGTCGAGCCGCCATGCAGCATCAGGGCGCAATTGGCGCCGGTCTGCGCATTGTAGTACAGTTGAAGCTGTCCGATTTTCTGCCCGTTGGCGGTGAAAGGAACATACTCGACCAGCTTACCACTGCAACCACCGCCTCCGTCCGCCGCCTTGGCCTGCGGCGCCATCACGTACAGCGAAGCCCCCGCAATCATCGCACCTGCCAACACTAAACCCTTCATCATGCCGAGCTCCTTAGCCCTTCGTTTATTTATAAGCTGATGGAGACACACTTCATCATCGGTTGCAAGCTTAACTACCTAGGGACTAGTCGAACGCACTCGCACCACTGACAGCCATCCCCACGGTACTAATCGATGGCGAGGCGGTGCTGCACTGAACTGCAATGGCTCCAGCAATCATAGCCGCCAGAGGCGCTCGAAATCGTACAAGCCCGGCTCGCCCTTCAGAGTGACGGCTGAGACCCAAAAGTGTCACTCGATAGGAACTAACGCCTTCCTAAAGCCGTCGTTCGTTCATCTCGGTCGGTGCCGGTCTTACCGGGTGCAAAAGGGCACCGCGCTGAAATGTCCCGGTTGATCATTATCGCCGATTGACCGCTTGGCCTTGCGCGAGCGGCAGTCGATGGATCATCCTCTGATCAGCGCGTGCACACGCCGTTCCAGTTCGCCGATGTTGAATGGCTTTGTCAGAACTTCCATGCCTTCATCCAAATGGCCTGCGCCGACGGCAGCGTTTGCGGCGTAGCCGGTGACGAACAGCACCTTAAGCGCCGGCCGTATTGCGCGGCCAGCATCGGCAACCTGCCGCCCATTAAGCCCACCAGGCAATCCGACGTCGGTGATCAACAGATCAATCCGCTCGTTCGACTGCATGACCTTGACCCCGGCAGGGCCTGTCGACGCCTCGAGTATCCGATGACCAGCCTCCCCGAGAATCTCGCTCACGAGCTGCCGGATGGCGATCTCGTCCTCCACGATCAGGATCGTCTCGCCTGGCGTTGCACTCAGCGGCTGGCGTTCGCCATCGGTCGCGTCGGTGGCGACGACGTCGCCCAAATGACGAGGCAGATAGAGGCACATGGTCGTACCGTGACCCACCTCGGAATAGATGCGGACCTGCCCGCCCGATTATCGGACGAAGCCGTAGATCATGGACAAGCCGAGACCTGTCCCCTGTCCGATCGGTTTGGTCGTGAAGAAAGGGTCGAACACGCGTTCGATAATCTCCGCCGACATGCCGGTGCCTGTGTCGGTCACGCAGAGCGAGACGTATTCCCCTTCGGCCAGATCCTGGTTCGCCGCGGCGCGCGCGTCCAGGCGAGACGCACGTGAAATTGGTGGACCGGTTCGCCACGCATCAGCGTCGCCACCACGTCCGCAGTAGTCGCCAGATCGTCCGGATGGATGAGGTCGCTGAACGGGTGAGCGATCAACTTTTCGTGGGGTCGCTCAAGAATTGCCGACCAAGCCGGATTGATCGTCTTCAGATAGCCGTCGAACGTCGCTACGCCGAAGAGATCGCGTGTCATCTCGAACAGCCGATTGCGCGCCGCGGACGACTCTCGCTCGGCAACGACGCTGTCCGTTGTCTCGATACAGGCGCAGAACAGTCCGGCCACCGTACCCGCCTCGCTGCGGACAGGCGTGTAGCTGAAGGCAAAATGCGCTTCGGGGGGCCGGCCTGGACGATTTAACTCGAGCACGAGATCGGACATGTGGACCGGCTCGCCCCGCCGAACCGAGTCGAACAGCGGCGTCAGCTCATCACGAACTTCAGGCCAGACGTCGAAAAAGGGACGGGCAAGGGCCGCAGGATGCCGATCCGCAAGCATGGGTGCGTACCCATCGTTGTAGAGGAGCACGTGATCGTCACCCCAGCCGACGAACATCGGCTGATCGGCTGCGAGAAGAACGCCTACCAGCGTCTTCAGCGGTTGCGGCCAACCGTCCGGGGGTCCCAAAGGCGAGCTGGACCAGTCATGTGCCCGCATTGCTGCGCCCATTGATCCGCCACCTGGTAACACGTCGAAATGCAATGACTTGACCTCGCTGCGGCTACGCGGCTCAGCCTTAAGCAAGTCGCCGGGCGAGGCTAGCACCTGTTTTCGTCGGCAACACAAAATGGACGACTTTGATGGGCGGGGACGCATGAGCTAGCCCCAAGCGATTGCAAGCCGTGTAGCCTGATTGCCGCCTTGCTGTCGTTGGTGACCCACACCCGGACGTTCAGCACCCCTCGGGAGCTCCCCAAAACCGGACATTTGTTGAGAATAGTTCCACGGCCACTATTGTCTTGATCAAATCACACCAAATCCTTTCACCGATACTCGACCACAACCTGTGTGGGTCGCAAACACGACCATCATCACGCCATTCGTTATCGCCGTGCCGGGCCTGCTGTGGTTGAGCAAGACCGTCCGCCGTCACTCCTGACGCTGCTCGGGAACGCCTAGCGCGCGGCCTTTTCCTGCGCATCGAGGGCGTTGTTGGCGGCATCTCTGACCTTGTCCTGACGCGTCTCGTGCTCGTCCCGCGCCTTCTCTAGTGCACCCTGCCGTTCGCGAAGCAACGCCACTACCTGGTACCGCGGCGGCAGCTTCTCACCGCGTTTGGCCCTTGCGTCATAAGCGGCGAGTGCACCCTGCGTCTCACGGTCAACAATGCCGCCAGTGCATTGCACGAGGTCGGTAGAGGTCGCCCCCGTCGCGATCGAATTGCCCGCCCGCGCCAGTGTCGCACGCACGCGGTTGTTACTCAGGCGCATCTGTTCGGCCAACTCGCGGTCGAAACCGTCATCGTCGGTGACGTTGACGAAGCGCCCGCCGCCCGCGCTCGCGACCGCCTGCAGCGCCGACGCCTCGCCCTTCGGCAAGCCGAAGCCGATAATGTTTACCACTGCGCGGGTGCTTCCGCGGTTGATGTCGCGTGCGACTGCGACCGGATCGCCGCCGCACGTCTCGATCCCATCGGACACTACATACACCACCTGTTCGCCCGGAATGGATGACGGGCCAAGTTGGTTGCGGGCGGCGGTGAGGCCGGCTGCGAGCGGGGTCCAGCCAACCGCGCGAACCCCGGCTATTGCGCTGCGCATTTGCGCACGGTCGGCTGACATCGGTGCCAACAGATCGACGCCCTTGCAGGATTTCACCTTACCGGCCTCGCTGTTGTTGCCCT contains:
- a CDS encoding PAS domain-containing protein, which codes for MRAHDWSSSPLGPPDGWPQPLKTLVGVLLAADQPMFVGWGDDHVLLYNDGYAPMLADRHPAALARPFFDVWPEVRDELTPLFDSVRRGEPVHMSDLVLELNRPGRPPEAHFAFSYTPVRSEAGTVAGLFCACIETTDSVVAERESSAARNRLFEMTRDLFGVATFDGYLKTINPAWSAILERPHEKLIAHPFSDLIHPDDLATTADVVATLMRGEPVHQFHVRLAWTRAPRRTRIWPKGNTSRSA
- a CDS encoding VWA domain-containing protein yields the protein MRKVALSPAARNLLDGGGKLDDIIAARTFIAPFIRTDQSQCFGTANLHGANMMAAERPDGPAPTRVAITIDSSGSMAGRVGSRTKLELARTATQSFIDGLPPAVPASLAVFGQQGNNSEAGKVKSCKGVDLLAPMSADRAQMRSAIAGVRAVGWTPLAAGLTAARNQLGPSSIPGEQVVYVVSDGIETCGGDPVAVARDINRGSTRAVVNIIGFGLPKGEASALQAVASAGGGRFVNVTDDDGFDRELAEQMRLSNNRVRATLARAGNSIATGATSTDLVQCTGGIVDRETQGALAAYDARAKRGEKLPPRYQVVALLRERQGALEKARDEHETRQDKVRDAANNALDAQEKAAR
- a CDS encoding response regulator, with amino-acid sequence MCLYLPRHLGDVVATDATDGERQPLSATPGETILIVEDEIAIRQLVSEILGEAGHRILEASTGPAGVKVMQSNERIDLLITDVGLPGGLNGRQVADAGRAIRPALKVLFVTGYAANAAVGAGHLDEGMEVLTKPFNIGELERRVHALIRG